The genomic interval GTGTCAATCCAATATCTTCTATTCGTTATTGGTACTGCGTTGTTAAAATTTCCTATACCGCCTAATAGAATATTGGCTCCTTCTTTATACGCTGAAAGAATGTCCTTAATAAAAATTTCCTTATCATAACTTTCGGTAAAACAATGATCTTCTTTACAAATAATTATAATATCTTGCTCTTTATCAATCGCTAGCTTAATGCTTTTTTTAATACTTAACCAAATAGCGAGTGGTTCGAATTGTTGATTGTAATTATCAATAATATGTAATTCAAACTCCTTTTTATCATTAAATTCTTTTTTGATATGTGTAAAGAAATCTTTTTGAGCTTTTAAATTGATTACATAAGTAGGAAAAACGATTTCATCTAGGGTGTTTTCTTCCATATTACACCATTTATTTTAAAATTCTATCTGTCTCCGCCCGTTTCAATATTTAGATTCTAGAAAGACACGCATATTTTTTGCATTTCGAGTGGAAGGTTGTTAACTTAAGCAAACTAAAAAACAACATTCAGACTTCCCATGGCCAGTTTCTTTAATATAAAAAAAATTGATATGCTATAAATCCAAACAGCTTATTACCTATTTTCGTATTTGATTCCAACGTTTCACCATCCAAAAATTTTTTTCTATCAAAAGCGACCCAGGTATCAAGCTTTTCGGGAACAAGCAGATTTGCTTCTGATCTTCCAGAAACATCAAAACTTAGCAAAATAATGTTTTTTTCTTTGTTTTCAGTAAAACTAATATCCAAAACGAAGTCAGCTTCTCTCATGTTTCCGTCATCCACAATTGTCAGGAAATTCAATTTTTTACGGAGAAATTCAGTTTTCTTATTGTACCTGTTGTATCCGTTTTCTCTAGAAACCATGACATTGTTTACTAGGTTTGTTAAATAGTTCTTCTGTCGTTCTGAAAAAGATACTTTATCAAAATCAATGGAGCGAATAGCGAAAGTCAAGGTACTGTCATTTCTGAATTGGTTTGAATTGCTTAATAGGTTATTCGTTTCTGTGAGATTATTGATCAAACCTAGATTCATTAGCCGTACGTCTAATAATTTCTCACTATAATTAAAAAAAAAATCTGGGCTACTTTGAAAGGTTAACTCATCAAAAACCTCACCATTCACAGTATTTTCCAAGGTTACACTATATCGAACTTGAGTTTCTTGTATTTCTTGCTCATGTATATTGTCTTCGGATCGTATAATTGCTCGGTAAAGGTTCTTGGTGTGATTTCCTTCATTTAGAGTGTCTAAGATCAGTGTATGATTAAACGTTTGGACAGAATCCCATGAACTAATTAATAATTTAGTCAACTTTTTGGAATGATTTATTAAGCTGTCACTTCCTTTGTAGTCTTTCACAATTGCTGTGATCACGATCTCGTAGTTGGTAGTGTCGTTAACAGATGCTTTTGCGGTGTAGCAAATGGGGAAAATCCACAGGATCGAAATTAAAATGTTTTGATAGGTTTTCATATATAAGTATTTATAAAATAGTTTTGATTTTGCAGATCTCAGGTATTTACTTTATTAGCTAGCTCATTATTAAACGCTTTTTTTATTAAAACATCTCGAAATCTTTATTTGGTCATCCGAGATGTTTTAATCATTTTAACTAAAGTGGTGGAAATTCTGCACAGCCCCCGCAAATTAAACCTATACTTTCTGCTTCCATCACACAAGCGTCTACACAATCTATTACGTTAGAACCGTAGCAACGAGACTGAGCTCCTCCGATCACACACCAAATGTTACCTCCGCCACTACCGCCGCTGCCCATTCCTCCGATAACTTGTTTTAATTGATCTCGCGAAAGCATTTCCCCATTACCTGTAAAATTTAATTTTAACTTTTTCATCTTTTTTAATTTTAAATAGGACATATGTCCTCATCATAAATTTAAATTATATAAACGGCTGGTTGTAGTGAGCCACTCCTTATTATAACGCCCTCCTTGAGGGTATAATAATTGTTAGGTTCAAACTTACGTAATTGATGTTTTAAATATTTTTCATTTTAGTCAACTAGAGCTTATGATAACTTGTGTTAAAAACGTTTGAATTCTCACAAATAAACTTTATTCTACTATCAGTCGACACCAAAGATATCCGTTGTTTCGTTAGGCTTACTAGATAACGACTTCATCATTTTCATTCATTAAAAGAATTGATTAATCTGTTTTTATCGTAATAAAAGTTTTATAATTAGTACTTCTTTCATGTGTTGGTGAGTGTTTGTACTGTCATCGTAAACGATTAATTTGTTTCGAATCAGTTTCATGTTGTTCATTCCCTTTACTTACGCATGGTAACAATTAATTATTCAGTGCATTTTTGATTTGAATGACGAGCTCTTCCTTAATATCTTTATTATAACCAGTACTTCGATAAACTATCTTTCCATTTTTAATTATAATATTGGTAGGATAAATTGCAATATCATGAGCTTTGGGCCATACATTATTCTTAGCAATCAAATGATAGCCGAAGTCTTTTTTCTTTTTAAAGTAAATCAATTGTTCCGCTTCGTCTCGTGGAGTTATGGCTATAAAATACAGCTTTTCATTACCTTTAAACTCATTTGAGACAGCCTTTAGGTTGGGAATTTCTAAAATACAGGGTCCGCAGGCTAAAAACCAGTAGTTTATTACTAAAACTTTATCGTTGAGATCCTTTAGTGAAAATACCTTCCCATCCACAGTTGTTAGTTGAGTGGGTATATCATTCTTTTGAGCATAGGCCGCAACATTGCAGAAATACAGAGTAAGTACAAACAGGATTCTCATAATTTTCAGGTAAAGGATTAATACAAATTTGAATAATTTCCGACTTATTTGAATATTTGATTTTTTTTATTTTCGTTTAAATATGATATTAATTTAAATAGGATCTAATTTTAGTTTGTCATTACTCTTGTCATAGTGCTCTCATGAAAAGGTGTCATGATATTAGCTCCCATTATAATACTATGATTGTGACTTCTATATTTTAGGTGATTACATTTTTATTTTAAATGGATTTGTTTTATTCTGCAAATAAAATATTTAAGTCTTCTATGGTGTAATTTTCTGGCAGCTGAAAACCATTAACAAAAAATGTGGGTGTAAAACTTATACCAGTGTCATTGCACCATTTACTCATTAATTCCACTTTTGATGATTGTTGTTTCAGTTCTCCATTTATTACATATTTTGAAGCAAAAATTTCATAGTCTTTAGTAGGGGCGTTATACCAATCATCTAATGCTTTTTTGGTTTTTAATTCGTTTCCGTCTTCTGCAATTGCCAAGAGATGTTTTGAGGCTTTTGTTCGTAAGTTATCTTCTGCATTGCTGGTCGAGAAAATGATTTGAACAGATACGTTTTTATTTTTTTCAAGAAGTTGATCTATAATAGGGTGTGCTTTTGCACAAGGGCCACAATAAGGATTGCATACTTTAATAATCTTGTATTTGGCATCAGGGTTGCCTAACTTAATCCCTAAGTTTTCAGAGGGGAAAACAAGTTGTTTTTGGTTTTTTAATAATGAATCAAAAATATGTTTATTAAATTTAAATTTTAAAAAGTTTTTCTTATAGTGTTCATATTTTTTGTTCTGTTTAAGAATAGACATTAGTTGTCCAGTTAAAATAAAGGGAGCAAGTCCGCTTAAAAGAACAATAAATAATTCTTTAATAGGAAAACTATCAATTAATACAGCTTGAGTGAGCCAACCAGCTACAAAAACGTACACCAGTTGAATTGATAAAATAGCCTGCACGGCTAAACATAAAACACACCATTGACTAAGGATTTTCCATTGGTAAAAAATGGAAAAAGGAATATAAAAAGAGCCTAAAACAATAAAAGAAGCAACGATAATCTGTGATCCAGGATTAGCAATCCCACCTAGGAGATGACCAAACAATAGAGCAGAAAAAAAGCTGAAGCCGATATGGCTCCAAGTAAAACCAAAGACAGAAGCTCCATTCGATTTCAAAACACTACCACAATTCTTTTTTTTATTGCCTTTTCCCTCACAAACTTCCTGCAAAGAAGAATTACTACTATCAATATCATACCATAACAGTAGAGATGTTATTATCCAGCCTATTAAATTAAACCAGTTGAATAAAACGGGCACCAAGGTGATCTGAAAATTTTTAAAAATAATTTCATATAGACCATAAATTAAAATAAGCACTGGAATAAAAAGCAACGTTATGTCGAGACCATTTTTTTTCCTCTTTTCTTTTTTTAACGATTGTACATAATCCTTCTGACCAGATACCTCGTCCGACTCAGCTACGAATCCTACACCCTGATAAATCTTTTCAAAATCTTCCCAATTCAAACGAGTGCTTTTTTTACTTTTAGGCGAAATGAATGTCACGGTATCCGGTTTTACCTTTGTGATTAGAGAATAATAGTTTATATCTGAATCGGTGGGCCTAATCAAAGCAATGAACGGTGTAGGTAGCCCTTTTAAATCAATTAATGAAAATTTTGCAGCAAAATTTTGTATATTAAATTGTTTAAGAACATCACTTAGTGTTAACATACTGGGGTAATCTGGATGTCGCTCTAATGCTTCCTTCAAGCTAGTCTTGGTGACGGATATTTTCATTGCCGATACCAATGAACCACTTACATTTAAAATATTATCTTCTGAATTAACAAGATTTTTATAAAAACGATGCATGACTCAAAATACTTTAGGTTCTAATGTTATAGGAATCTCAACATTATCAATCAAATAGTTATTATTAACTGAAAAATATTTTTATCAGGTGAAGCTGGATTTCAAATTCGGTTTATTGGTTTTACTTTTTATTAATTGTCGATGTAAACCCTGTTACGGGATATTTTAGCTAAAAACAATCTTTAATACGTAAATATAGTAATACATTTGAATTAAAAAAATAATAACTGTGTTTTTTGTCGTTTTAATTGAATAAATAAGTTTAGAGGTCGGGTATATAAAGGCTTATAAAAACGAACCAAAATTATATTAATCGAATCATTGTATTCATTCTATGAGTAATATTTCATTGGTTGCTACCTTTGATTGAAGATCTTTTTAAACGAATTCACTAGTGTCCCATTAAAGTTGGGACACTAGTGGTATTATTCATGATATGAGTTATGTTACTTTTGAAAATTATTCTTAAAGTTGATTGTGAAGGTTGATCAC from Pedobacter indicus carries:
- a CDS encoding vitamin K epoxide reductase family protein; translation: MHRFYKNLVNSEDNILNVSGSLVSAMKISVTKTSLKEALERHPDYPSMLTLSDVLKQFNIQNFAAKFSLIDLKGLPTPFIALIRPTDSDINYYSLITKVKPDTVTFISPKSKKSTRLNWEDFEKIYQGVGFVAESDEVSGQKDYVQSLKKEKRKKNGLDITLLFIPVLILIYGLYEIIFKNFQITLVPVLFNWFNLIGWIITSLLLWYDIDSSNSSLQEVCEGKGNKKKNCGSVLKSNGASVFGFTWSHIGFSFFSALLFGHLLGGIANPGSQIIVASFIVLGSFYIPFSIFYQWKILSQWCVLCLAVQAILSIQLVYVFVAGWLTQAVLIDSFPIKELFIVLLSGLAPFILTGQLMSILKQNKKYEHYKKNFLKFKFNKHIFDSLLKNQKQLVFPSENLGIKLGNPDAKYKIIKVCNPYCGPCAKAHPIIDQLLEKNKNVSVQIIFSTSNAEDNLRTKASKHLLAIAEDGNELKTKKALDDWYNAPTKDYEIFASKYVINGELKQQSSKVELMSKWCNDTGISFTPTFFVNGFQLPENYTIEDLNILFAE
- a CDS encoding TlpA family protein disulfide reductase, giving the protein MRILFVLTLYFCNVAAYAQKNDIPTQLTTVDGKVFSLKDLNDKVLVINYWFLACGPCILEIPNLKAVSNEFKGNEKLYFIAITPRDEAEQLIYFKKKKDFGYHLIAKNNVWPKAHDIAIYPTNIIIKNGKIVYRSTGYNKDIKEELVIQIKNALNN